One window of the Conexibacter sp. SYSU D00693 genome contains the following:
- a CDS encoding RNA polymerase sigma factor codes for MTPPLPLAGMPPTTVVGVPAEAQPPHRLDPAALGDHVDRLFRAAWAMCGSPHDAEDLVQETYVRVLARPRFLRRGDDLAYLLQTLRNVHVSRHRAAGARPDELLSDDLDHHEDPRTAWRPDVALDAGELFAAIAALPDPFRDALVAVDLVGLSYAEAARAVGTTEPTLTTRLHRARRRVARRLAPAAHPEAVREA; via the coding sequence GTGACGCCGCCGCTGCCCCTCGCGGGCATGCCGCCGACTACGGTCGTCGGCGTGCCCGCGGAGGCGCAGCCACCCCACCGGCTGGATCCGGCCGCGCTCGGCGACCACGTCGACCGGCTGTTCCGCGCCGCCTGGGCGATGTGCGGCAGCCCGCACGACGCCGAGGACCTCGTGCAGGAGACCTACGTCCGGGTGCTGGCGCGTCCGCGGTTCCTGCGTCGCGGCGACGACCTCGCCTACCTGCTGCAGACGCTGCGCAACGTCCACGTCAGCCGCCACCGCGCCGCCGGCGCGCGCCCCGACGAGCTCCTGAGCGACGACCTCGACCACCACGAGGACCCGCGCACGGCGTGGCGCCCGGACGTCGCGCTCGACGCCGGCGAGCTCTTCGCCGCCATCGCCGCGTTGCCGGACCCCTTCCGCGACGCGCTCGTGGCCGTCGACCTCGTCGGCCTGAGCTACGCGGAGGCGGCGCGCGCCGTGGGCACGACGGAGCCGACGCTGACCACGCGCCTGCATCGCGCCCGGCGTCGCGTGGCGCGCCGGCTGGCTCCCGCGGCCCACCCCGAGGCGGTGCGGGAGGCATGA
- a CDS encoding TetR/AcrR family transcriptional regulator, whose amino-acid sequence MAEPRQLPRGRHGLSREEVLASQRGRMLAAMADAVAEHGYARTTVAHVIKGARVSRETFYEQFADKEACFLAAYDHGVQHMQTRMREGLEEASGPPQERLRRALDAYFAAFLDRPSFARTFLVEVYAAGPAALERRAELQATFVELVAHVLGARDADARFRAEALVAAVSSLVTTRVSLGRLEELPTLREPLLALVDELFELG is encoded by the coding sequence ATGGCGGAGCCCCGGCAGCTCCCGCGCGGCCGGCACGGGCTCTCGCGCGAGGAGGTCCTCGCGTCCCAGCGCGGGCGGATGCTCGCGGCGATGGCCGACGCCGTGGCCGAGCACGGCTACGCCCGGACGACGGTCGCGCACGTCATCAAGGGCGCGCGGGTGTCGCGCGAGACGTTCTACGAGCAGTTCGCCGACAAGGAAGCCTGCTTCCTGGCCGCCTACGACCACGGCGTCCAGCACATGCAGACCCGGATGCGCGAGGGGCTCGAGGAGGCCTCCGGCCCGCCGCAGGAGCGCCTGCGCCGCGCCCTGGACGCGTACTTCGCCGCGTTCCTGGACCGCCCGTCGTTCGCCCGGACCTTCCTCGTCGAGGTCTACGCGGCGGGCCCCGCCGCGCTCGAGCGCCGGGCCGAGCTGCAGGCGACGTTCGTGGAGCTCGTCGCCCACGTGCTCGGCGCGCGCGACGCCGACGCGCGCTTCCGCGCCGAGGCCCTGGTCGCGGCCGTCAGCTCGCTCGTGACGACCCGGGTCTCCCTGGGCCGCCTCGAGGAGCTGCCGACCCTGCGAGAGCCGCTACTCGCGCTGGTGGACGAGCTGTTCGAGCTGGGCTAG
- a CDS encoding response regulator transcription factor translates to MIRVLVADDHGVVREGLGRLIDAFADLELVGTAADGAQAVEQALAHVPDVVLMDLDMPHVDGIEATRRIAAAQPQVAVLVLTSFSDSARITGAMDAGAVGYLLKDASADQVAEGVRAAARGESPLDPRAARTILTARSAPDPLAALSHREREVLELLVEGLPNKLIARRLDISEKTVKTHLTSVFRHLGVSDRTQAALWAERHRLGRGSQG, encoded by the coding sequence GTGATCCGCGTGCTCGTCGCCGACGACCACGGCGTGGTCCGCGAGGGCCTCGGCCGGCTCATCGACGCCTTCGCCGACCTGGAGCTCGTCGGGACCGCGGCGGACGGCGCGCAGGCCGTCGAGCAGGCCCTGGCCCACGTGCCGGACGTCGTCCTGATGGACCTGGACATGCCGCACGTCGACGGGATCGAGGCGACGCGCCGCATCGCCGCCGCCCAGCCGCAGGTGGCGGTGCTCGTCCTCACGTCCTTCTCCGACAGCGCGCGCATCACCGGCGCCATGGACGCCGGCGCCGTCGGCTACCTGCTCAAGGACGCGTCGGCCGACCAGGTCGCCGAGGGCGTGCGCGCCGCCGCGCGCGGCGAGTCCCCGCTCGACCCGCGCGCCGCCAGGACGATCCTCACCGCCCGCAGCGCGCCCGACCCGCTCGCCGCGCTGTCCCACCGCGAGCGCGAGGTGCTGGAGCTGCTCGTCGAGGGGCTGCCGAACAAGCTCATCGCGCGGCGCCTGGACATCAGCGAGAAGACGGTCAAGACCCACCTGACCAGCGTGTTCCGCCACCTCGGCGTCAGCGACCGCACGCAGGCGGCGCTGTGGGCCGAGCGCCACCGCCTGGGGCGCGGGTCCCAGGGCTGA
- a CDS encoding plastocyanin/azurin family copper-binding protein encodes MTHLIPRRAVWLTALCLAVGGVAGCGDDDEGGSAAATTQEAAPAPAETAPAETAAGGGETQLEIDATEPGDPPFGFSKEELTAKPGQVTITMANPDGNKAPHAVALEGPGVDESGEVVPGGGGDSTVSAPLEAGTYTFYCPVGQHRQNGMEGTLTVE; translated from the coding sequence ATGACCCACCTCATCCCGCGCCGCGCCGTCTGGCTGACGGCGCTCTGCCTGGCGGTCGGCGGCGTGGCCGGCTGCGGCGACGACGACGAGGGCGGCAGCGCCGCCGCCACGACCCAGGAGGCCGCCCCCGCGCCCGCTGAGACGGCGCCCGCGGAGACCGCGGCCGGCGGCGGCGAGACGCAGCTCGAGATCGACGCGACGGAGCCCGGCGACCCGCCGTTCGGCTTCAGCAAGGAGGAGCTCACGGCGAAGCCGGGCCAGGTGACGATCACGATGGCCAACCCGGACGGCAACAAGGCGCCGCACGCCGTCGCGCTCGAGGGCCCGGGGGTCGACGAGTCCGGCGAGGTCGTGCCGGGCGGGGGCGGGGACTCCACGGTGTCCGCGCCGCTCGAGGCCGGCACCTACACCTTCTACTGCCCCGTCGGCCAGCACCGCCAGAACGGCATGGAGGGGACGCTCACCGTCGAGTAG
- a CDS encoding MOSC domain-containing protein, producing MDERVVGRVAALWRYPVKSMAAEALDAVDVSWHGLAGDRRWAFVRPGLERSGFPWLTIRERADMAHHVPRFAEPGDPDRSATLVRTPSGEELDVVDPALAEALGEGVRVLRQSRGVFDTEPLSLITTQSVAELGRLAGRQLEPLRFRPNLLVEAVDDVPFAEDGWVGAVLRAGGVRLRLDQRDKRCVMVNVDPRTLERDPVVLRTVAQERGSCAGVYGATVTPGRVAVGDDVVLEAPG from the coding sequence GTGGACGAGCGGGTGGTCGGCCGGGTGGCGGCGCTGTGGCGCTACCCGGTGAAGTCGATGGCGGCCGAGGCGCTGGACGCCGTCGACGTGTCGTGGCACGGGCTGGCCGGCGACCGGCGCTGGGCGTTCGTGCGGCCCGGGCTCGAGCGCAGCGGCTTCCCGTGGCTGACCATCCGCGAGCGGGCGGACATGGCCCACCACGTCCCGCGCTTCGCCGAGCCCGGCGACCCGGACCGGTCCGCGACGCTCGTGCGCACGCCGTCCGGCGAGGAGCTCGACGTCGTCGACCCGGCCCTCGCGGAGGCGCTGGGCGAGGGCGTCCGGGTCCTGCGCCAGAGCCGCGGGGTCTTCGACACCGAGCCGCTGTCGCTCATCACCACCCAGTCGGTCGCCGAGCTGGGGCGGCTCGCGGGCCGGCAGCTCGAGCCGCTGCGCTTCCGCCCGAACCTCCTCGTCGAAGCGGTGGACGACGTGCCGTTCGCGGAGGACGGCTGGGTCGGGGCGGTCCTGCGCGCGGGTGGCGTCCGGCTGCGCCTCGACCAGCGCGACAAGCGCTGCGTGATGGTCAACGTCGACCCGCGGACGCTCGAGCGCGACCCTGTCGTGCTGCGCACGGTCGCCCAGGAGCGCGGGTCGTGCGCCGGCGTCTACGGGGCGACGGTCACCCCGGGGCGCGTCGCGGTCGGCGACGACGTCGTCCTCGAGGCACCCGGCTAG